ACCGGATTGAATTTGAGTGCTTCATAGAATGCACTTGAATCCTTGTCATCGAGAATGTAGTTCACGAAGTCGAGTGCAACTTCCTTATTCTTACTGGATGACGATACTGCCAGTGAAGTGGACGTGCTCAGATTGATTTTGGTATCATCCGGGTTATCATTGATCGGCATCGGTGCCACACCGAAATTCAAGTCCGGGTTGGATTTCAGAATCGTCTCGGCAAACCATGGTCCCTGAATCCACATCGCTGCGCTTCCTGAAGCGAAGGCTGCTGAACCATCATCTCCGCCGACTTCCAGCGCTTTATCTGTACCATTCGCATTGACCAGATCGAAGATATCGAACAAGGCTTTCATATCCGAGAAGGAGCCTTGATCCTGATTCATCTTATCCAAGAAGTCTTTGTGTTCCGATTGGGTCAAAGCTCCCACGGTGAGTGGCAGGAATAATTGCGGAATCCAGGATTCTTTGTAGGACAGTTCAAACGGTGTAATGTTGGCTGCTTTCAGTTTCTCCACGACCGCTTTCATTTCCGTTAACGTTGTTGGTACTTCCAGCCCTTGCTCTTTGAATATATCTTTATTGTACAGATAGCCCCATGATAACGTTTCCAATGGAACAGCTACGACTTTGCCCTCCGCATTCGTTACGGAAGGTTTCACCGAATCCAGTAATTTGTCGACAAAAGGTTGATCCGAC
The window above is part of the Paenibacillus sp. 1781tsa1 genome. Proteins encoded here:
- a CDS encoding ABC transporter substrate-binding protein; translated protein: MKVWKSVASAVLVSVLLAGCGSNAGTDNGQEESASGSTVSLKVFVAQPRLKEHYDKYIEQFKAKEKAEKNIEVNVQLEMPPADNAPQILKTRLASNDAPDVFALHAVNEIPPFSKAGYLEDLSDQPFVDKLLDSVKPSVTNAEGKVVAVPLETLSWGYLYNKDIFKEQGLEVPTTLTEMKAVVEKLKAANITPFELSYKESWIPQLFLPLTVGALTQSEHKDFLDKMNQDQGSFSDMKALFDIFDLVNANGTDKALEVGGDDGSAAFASGSAAMWIQGPWFAETILKSNPDLNFGVAPMPINDNPDDTKINLSTSTSLAVSSSSKNKEVALDFVNYILDDKDSSAFYEALKFNPVAKIHDFKSFPWVDDALKYVNEGKAYQDPSIPQAVKDESGKALQGYYSGQLNQQQVIDALDKAWKSYNKVNK